The Indicator indicator isolate 239-I01 chromosome 18, UM_Iind_1.1, whole genome shotgun sequence genome includes a region encoding these proteins:
- the LOC128972889 gene encoding protocadherin alpha-5-like has protein sequence MAPTLVVSTAAPEETGGASEGLETAACGSAAPPRCGEEPGCQSGRAARRRTVKAGEPVCAGGGEEPVFAQPVTGPWAAMDVRWGPAVRLVVLVRTWALVSGQVRYSVPEEAKVGTVVGGLPQELGVEAGDAEARRLRVVWQGRRASVEVSGASGALVVSSRLDREELCGKSAPCSLRLELLLERPLRVFHVELEVTDINDNAPLFPAARKNISIAELTTVPGSRFPLEGASDADIGANAQLSYTLSPSEHFRLEVKNKDENKNSIVLILTKPLDRETVPVHRLVVTASDGGRPSLTGTMELVITVLDANDNAPQFNQSVYKVQLPENAAPGTVFFQQTATDEDEGINREIHYSFSDSVPARVQNLFIIDPKSGEIRTAGELDYEDVHSYDLEVEARDKGAPPLSGHCSVELEVLDVNDNAPEVWVTSLSVPVPEDASVGTVVALLSVSDRDSGANGRVQCSVWPTSPFGLESRFAGSYSLVVREALDRERVSEYEVEVRAEDGGKPSLRARRGVRVPVSDVNDNAPSFSQAVYTVLARENNAAGAELARLWARDPDEADNGRVSYSLWEGVAGAPWSGGGWRPASSYVSVDAESGRLWAVQPLDYEELQVLQFEVRAVDAGEPPLVGNATVQLFVVDENDNAPALLPTAGGGAGLVPFAGGVGGSSVEGASGSESETLWAWAAWGSPAGQVVAKIRAVDADSGYNAWLRYEVWEPRGKGLFRVGLYSGEVSTARALEEADGPRQRLVIVVRDHGEPSRSATATLSVSLVEGGEAALAAAGSSSSSVSGVVLPVEGGVAAGAASASANVWLVVAICAVSSLLVLALVLYGAARWAPRAAVLSGPAPATLVCASEVGSWSYSQRQSRSLCVAEGAAKSDLMVFSPNLPPPPPPGPASKDTSQPEPSALLNTVSSPRFLASRPTLPSFLSCVPTGTLGLLILMSGKLHYFLIQ, from the exons ATGGCTCCGACTTTGGTGGTCTccacagctgcaccagaggagacaGGAGGTGCTAGCGAGG GATTAGAAACGGCGGCGTGCGGCTCGGCAGCTCCGCCCCGGTGCGGCGAAGAGCCCGGCTGTCAGAGCGGGAGGGCGGCGCGACGCAGGACGGTGAAGGCAGGAGAGCCGGTGTGTGCGGGTGGCGGAGAGGAACCGGTGTTTGCTCAGCCCGTGACTGGACCGTGGGCAGCGATGGACGTGCGTTGGGGTCCAGCGGTGCgtctggtggtgctggtgcggACGTGGGCGCTGGTGTCGGGGCAGGTGCGGTACTCGGTGCCGGAGGAAGCGAAGGTCGGGACGGTGGTGGGGGGGCTGCCGCAGGAGCTGGGTGTGGAGGCGGGCGATGCGGAGGCGCGGCGGCTGCGTGTGGTGTGGCAGGGCCGGCGGGCGAGCGTGGAGGTGAGCGGGGCGAGCGGGGCGCTGGTGGTGAGCTCGCGGCTGGACCGGGAGGAGCTGTGCGGCAAGAgcgctccctgctccctgcgtctggagctgctgctggagcggCCGCTGCGCGTCTTCCATGTGGAGCTGGAGGTGACCGACATTAACGACAACGCCCCGCTCTTCCCCGCCGCACGGAAAAACATCAGCATCGCGGAATTAACCACGGTGCCGGGTTCACGTTTCCCACTGGAGGGCGCGTCGGATGCAGATATCGGAGCGAACGCACAGCTCTCCTACACCCTCAGCCCCAGCGAGcacttcagactggaagtgaaaaacaaagatgaaaataaaaactcTATAGTTCTTATATTAACGAAACCGCTGGACCGGGAGACGGTGCCTGTGCACCGGTTGGTGGTGACGGCGAGTGACGGGGGACGACCATCTCTGACCGGCACTATGGAGCTGGTGATCACGGTGCTGGATGCCAATGACAACGCCCCGCAGTTCAACCAGTCGGTGTATAAGGTGCAGCTGCCGGAGAACGCCGCTCCGGGAACTGTGTTTTTCCAGCAAACAGCAACAGATGAGGATGAAGGAATTAATCGCGAGATACATTATTCCTTCAGCGACTCAGTTCCGGCCAGGGTTCAGAACCTTTTCATAATTGACCCAAAATCCGGAGAAATACGAACTGCCGGGGAACTGGATTATGAGGATGTTCATTCGTATGACCTCGAAGTCGAAGCGAGAGACAAAGGGGCACCTCCCCTGTCCGGTCACTGCAGcgtggagctggaggtgctggacgTGAACGACAACGCGCCCGAGGTGTGGGTGACGTCACTGTCGGTACCGGTGCCAGAGGACGCGTCGGTGGGGACGGTGGTGGCGCTGCTGAGCGTGTCGGACCGGGACTCGGGGGCGAACGGGCGAGTGCAGTGCTCGGTGTGGCCGACGTCGCCGTTCGGTCTGGAGTCGAGGTTCGCGGGGTCGTACTCGCTGGTGGTGCGTGAGGCGCTGGACCGGGAGCGGGTGTCAGAGTACGAGGTGGAGGTGCGGGCGGAGGACGGCGGGAAGCCGTCGCTGCGTGCGAGGCGCGGTGTGCGTGTGCCGGTGTCTGACGTGAACGACAACGCGCCGTCGTTCTCGCAGGCCGTGTACACGGTGCTGGCGCGGGAGAACAACGCGGCGGGCGCGGAGCTGGCGCGGCTGTGGGCGCGGGACCCGGACGAGGCGGACAACGGTCGCGTGAGCTACTCGTTGTGGGAGGGCGTCGCCGGGGCCCCGTGGTCAGGCGGCGGGTGGCGTCCGGCGTCGAGCTACGTGTCGGTGGACGCGGAGAGCGGTCGCCTGTGGGCGGTGCAGCCGTTGGACTACgaggagctgcaggtgctgcagttCGAGGTGCGAGCGGTGGACGCGGGGGAGCCGCCGCTGGTCGGCAACGCGACGGTGCAGCTGTTCGTGGTGGACGAGAACGACAACGCGCCGGCGCTGCTGCCGACCGCGGGCGGCGGTGCGGGGCTGGTTCCGTTTGCGGGTGGCGTGGGCGGGTCGTCGGTAGAGGGGGCGTCGGGATCGGAGTCGGAGACGCTGTGGGCGTGGGCGGCGTGGGGGTCTCCGGCAGGGCAGGTGGTGGCGAAGATCCGTGCGGTGGACGCGGACTCCGGCTACAACGCGTGGCTGCGGTACGAGGTGTGGGAGCCTCGTGGGAAGGGCCTGTTCCGCGTGGGGCTGTACAGCGGCGAGGTGAGCACGGCGCGGGCGCTGGAGGAGGCGGACGGCCCGCGGCAGAGACTGGTGATCGTGGTGCGGGACCACGGCGAGCCGTCGCGCTCGGCCACGGCCACGCTGAGCGTGTCGCTGGTGGAGGGCGGCGAGGCGGCGCTGGCGGCGGCGGGGTCGTCGTCTTCGTCGGTGTCGGGTGTGGTGTTGCCGGTGGAGGGCGGTGTGGCGGCGGGCGCGGCTTCGGCGTCGGCCAACGTGTGGCTGGTGGTGGCGATCTGCGCAGTGTCGAGCCTGCTGGTGCTGGCGCTGGTGCTGTACGGGGCGGCGCGGTGGGCGCCGCGGGCGGCCGTGCTGTCGGGGCCGGCTCCGGCGACGCTGGTGTGCGCCAGCGAAGTGGGCAGCTGGTCGTACTCGCAGCGGCAGAGCCGGAGCCTGTGCGTGGCGGAGGGCGCGGCCAAGAGCGACCTGATGGTTTTCAGCCCCAACTtaccgccgccgcctcctcccgGCCCCGCGTCCAAGGACACTTCACAGCCGGAGCCTTCCGCTCTGCTGAACACGGTCAGTAGTCCTCGCTTTCTCGCCTCTCGACccacccttccttccttcctttctt GCGTTCCTACCGGGACCCTAGGGCTCTTGATTTTAATGAGTGGGAAATTACATTATTTTCTCATCCAGTAG